One Cellulomonas sp. NS3 genomic region harbors:
- a CDS encoding DUF3145 domain-containing protein, which produces MAGAITRGVLFVHSAPRALCPHMEWAAGNVLGTRVSLDWTPQPAAPGMYRAELSWQGAQGTGARLASALRGWTHLRYEVTEESSHGTDGSRWSHTPELGIFHAQTDVHGNVVVPEDRIRAALVHAADPARLRAELDLALGQAWDDELEPFRYAGAGAPVRWLHRVG; this is translated from the coding sequence ATGGCAGGTGCGATCACCCGCGGTGTACTTTTCGTGCACTCAGCGCCACGTGCGCTCTGCCCCCACATGGAGTGGGCGGCAGGCAACGTGCTGGGCACACGCGTGTCCCTGGACTGGACGCCGCAGCCCGCGGCGCCGGGGATGTACCGGGCAGAGCTGTCCTGGCAGGGTGCCCAGGGGACGGGCGCGCGCCTGGCCTCGGCGCTGCGCGGGTGGACCCACCTGCGCTACGAGGTGACCGAGGAGTCCAGCCACGGCACCGACGGCTCGCGCTGGAGCCACACGCCCGAGCTCGGCATCTTCCACGCCCAGACCGACGTGCACGGCAACGTCGTCGTGCCCGAGGACCGCATCCGTGCCGCCCTCGTGCACGCCGCCGATCCGGCACGCCTGCGCGCCGAGCTCGACCTCGCGCTCGGGCAGGCGTGGGACGACGAGCTCGAGCCGTTCCGCTACGCCGGTGCCGGGGCGCCCGTCCGTTGGCTGCACCGGGTGGGCTGA
- a CDS encoding DUF2231 domain-containing protein — MTTSSPARAKHPRNAVAGPYGHPFHPILITVPIGAWVASLVFDLLSRITTDGSAFVTGATWLIGIGIVGALLAAVFGFLDLMTIPQRTKAHRTALTHMTLNLVVVVLYAVNLGLRQGEEGDAISTVPLVLSLIALAVLGASGWLGGKLSYRYGVRVADEGTQAEGFQAQATKG, encoded by the coding sequence GTGACGACCAGCTCGCCCGCCCGCGCCAAGCACCCGCGCAACGCCGTCGCCGGACCGTACGGCCACCCGTTCCACCCCATCCTCATCACCGTGCCGATCGGCGCCTGGGTCGCGAGCCTGGTGTTCGACCTCCTCTCGCGGATCACGACCGACGGCTCGGCGTTCGTGACCGGCGCGACGTGGCTGATCGGCATCGGGATCGTCGGTGCGCTGCTCGCCGCCGTCTTCGGGTTCCTCGACCTCATGACCATCCCGCAGCGCACCAAGGCGCACCGCACCGCGCTGACCCACATGACGCTCAACCTGGTCGTCGTCGTGCTCTACGCCGTGAACCTCGGGCTGCGCCAGGGCGAGGAGGGCGACGCCATCAGCACGGTCCCGCTCGTGCTGTCGCTGATCGCGCTCGCGGTGCTCGGCGCGTCGGGCTGGCTCGGCGGCAAGCTCTCCTACCGGTACGGCGTGCGCGTCGCCGACGAGGGCACGCAGGCGGAGGGCTTCCAGGCGCAGGCGACGAAGGGCTGA
- a CDS encoding PucR family transcriptional regulator, with protein MAPPRTRTSARAPGTSTRTAPAVTLPASPPGTDAPCPTGTETLRRVRDGNGLLAAAAMRRLDEDLDWYRTLPAEDRSWVGLVAQAGITAFVTWFGDRSTPPHGVGEIFAAAPPELTRSISLQHTLQLVRVVVDVVETHSDELAAPGGERDLREAVLRYSREVAFSAAEVYARAAEVRGAWDARLEALVVDALVRGEVDDALRSRLAALGWSGRGSTLVMVGTTSSVLDDVRAADLRRTTRRAADDALVGIQGDRLVVILGGERDLRAAAASLLPRFGPGPVVIGPVVRDLADAARSARAALAGLVAAPAWEQAPRPVPADDLLPERVLTGDVTARRTLVTQAYEPLVAATGSLLETLSAYLGAGRSLEAAARVLYVHPNTVRYRLRRVADVTGWDPLDPREAYVLQTALALGRLGESTAGS; from the coding sequence ATGGCCCCGCCCCGCACCCGCACCTCGGCGCGCGCGCCCGGGACGTCGACCCGCACCGCACCCGCGGTCACGCTGCCGGCCTCGCCCCCGGGCACCGACGCACCGTGCCCGACCGGGACGGAGACGCTGCGCCGCGTGCGGGACGGCAACGGGCTCCTCGCGGCGGCCGCGATGCGCCGGCTCGACGAGGACCTCGACTGGTACCGCACGCTGCCCGCCGAGGACCGCTCGTGGGTCGGGCTCGTCGCGCAGGCCGGCATCACCGCGTTCGTCACGTGGTTCGGCGACCGGTCGACACCCCCGCACGGCGTGGGCGAGATCTTCGCGGCGGCTCCCCCGGAGCTGACCCGGTCGATCTCCCTGCAGCACACGCTGCAGCTCGTCCGGGTGGTCGTCGACGTGGTCGAGACCCACAGCGACGAGCTCGCGGCTCCCGGCGGCGAGCGCGACCTGCGCGAGGCCGTCCTGCGCTACTCGCGTGAGGTCGCCTTCTCGGCCGCGGAGGTCTACGCCCGGGCCGCCGAGGTGCGCGGCGCGTGGGACGCGCGCCTCGAGGCGCTCGTCGTGGACGCCCTGGTCCGCGGCGAGGTCGACGACGCGCTGCGCTCGCGGCTCGCGGCCCTCGGCTGGAGCGGCCGCGGGTCGACGCTCGTCATGGTCGGGACGACGTCCTCGGTGCTCGACGACGTGCGCGCCGCCGACCTGCGGCGCACGACCCGCCGCGCCGCGGACGACGCCCTGGTGGGGATCCAGGGCGACCGGCTCGTCGTCATCCTCGGCGGCGAGCGGGATCTTCGTGCCGCCGCCGCCTCGCTGCTCCCCCGCTTCGGGCCCGGCCCGGTCGTGATCGGGCCCGTCGTGCGGGACCTCGCCGACGCGGCCCGCTCGGCGCGTGCGGCGCTCGCCGGTCTCGTCGCGGCACCCGCCTGGGAGCAGGCGCCGCGCCCCGTGCCCGCCGACGACCTGCTGCCCGAGCGCGTGCTCACCGGTGACGTGACCGCGCGCCGCACGCTCGTGACGCAGGCGTACGAGCCGCTCGTCGCCGCGACGGGCTCGCTGCTCGAGACCCTCTCGGCGTACCTCGGCGCGGGTCGCTCGCTCGAGGCCGCGGCGCGCGTGCTGTACGTGCACCCCAACACCGTCCGCTACCGCCTGCGTCGCGTCGCCGACGTCACCGGCTGGGACCCGCTCGACCCCCGTGAGGCGTACGTCCTGCAGACCGCGCTCGCGCTGGGCCGTCTGGGTGAGTCGACCGCCGGCTCCTGA
- the def gene encoding peptide deformylase, producing MAMREIRTVGDPVLRTPCDPITTVDDRVRSLVTDLLETVDHEGRAGLAANQIGVGLRAFSWNIDDEIGYVLNPRIVELSEDYQDGDEGCLSVPGLWYPTKRAWYARVVGEDLDGREVVVEGTELMARCLQHEVDHLDGYLYLDRLERSVRKKAMRAIRDQL from the coding sequence ATGGCGATGAGAGAGATCCGCACGGTCGGCGACCCGGTCCTGCGCACCCCCTGCGACCCGATCACGACCGTCGACGACCGGGTGCGCTCCCTCGTGACGGACCTGCTCGAGACCGTCGACCACGAGGGTCGGGCCGGCCTCGCCGCCAACCAGATCGGCGTCGGGCTCCGCGCCTTCTCGTGGAACATCGACGACGAGATCGGCTACGTGCTCAACCCGCGCATCGTCGAGCTGTCCGAGGACTACCAGGACGGGGACGAGGGCTGCCTCTCGGTGCCCGGCCTCTGGTACCCGACGAAGCGCGCCTGGTACGCCCGGGTCGTCGGCGAGGACCTCGACGGCCGCGAGGTCGTCGTCGAGGGCACCGAGCTCATGGCGCGGTGCCTCCAGCACGAGGTGGACCACCTCGACGGCTACCTGTACCTCGACCGGCTCGAGCGGTCGGTCCGCAAGAAGGCGATGCGCGCGATCCGCGACCAGCTCTGA
- a CDS encoding ACP S-malonyltransferase: protein MLAIVCPGQGSQSPGMLGPWLELDGAAARLDGFSRAAGLDLAAHGTTSDADTIRDTAVAQPLIVSTSLLALHAVLDGLGGHTAPEIADVTAGHSVGEFAAAAVAGVLDDADAVGLVAQRATAMARAAAATPTGMSAVVGGDPEEVLAAIAAAGLTPANVNGGGQVVAAGDLDSLAALAANPPAKARVVPLQVAGAFHTEFMRPALDAFAPAAAAQAAHDPRTVLLSNADGRAYGDLPGASGPHGSGTDVLGRLAQQIVAPVRWDLCQETFVALGVTGLLELAPGGVLTGLARRTLPGVETVAVKSPADLDAARDLVLRHTSSPASSAAESPSTQENAS, encoded by the coding sequence GTGCTCGCCATCGTCTGCCCTGGCCAGGGCTCCCAGTCCCCCGGAATGCTCGGCCCGTGGCTCGAGCTCGACGGGGCAGCCGCGCGCCTCGACGGGTTCTCGCGCGCCGCCGGGCTCGACCTCGCCGCGCACGGCACGACCTCGGACGCCGACACGATCCGGGACACCGCCGTCGCCCAGCCGCTCATCGTCTCGACGTCGCTGCTGGCGCTGCACGCGGTGCTCGACGGCCTCGGCGGGCACACGGCCCCCGAGATCGCCGACGTCACCGCCGGCCACTCCGTGGGCGAGTTCGCCGCGGCCGCGGTCGCGGGCGTGCTGGACGACGCCGACGCGGTCGGTCTCGTGGCGCAGCGCGCGACCGCCATGGCCCGCGCCGCCGCCGCGACGCCGACCGGCATGAGCGCGGTCGTCGGCGGCGACCCCGAGGAGGTCCTCGCCGCGATCGCCGCCGCCGGCCTCACGCCCGCCAACGTCAACGGGGGCGGCCAGGTCGTCGCCGCCGGGGACCTCGACTCCCTCGCGGCGCTCGCGGCGAACCCGCCGGCGAAGGCGCGCGTCGTCCCGCTCCAGGTCGCCGGCGCGTTCCACACCGAGTTCATGCGTCCCGCGCTCGACGCGTTCGCCCCCGCCGCCGCGGCCCAGGCGGCGCACGACCCACGCACCGTGCTGCTGTCCAACGCCGACGGCCGCGCCTACGGCGACCTGCCCGGTGCGTCCGGCCCGCACGGCTCGGGCACGGACGTGCTCGGACGGCTCGCGCAGCAGATCGTCGCCCCGGTGCGCTGGGACCTGTGCCAGGAGACGTTCGTCGCGCTCGGCGTCACGGGCCTGCTCGAGCTGGCTCCCGGTGGTGTGCTGACGGGGCTCGCGCGACGTACGCTGCCCGGGGTCGAGACGGTCGCGGTGAAGTCCCCGGCCGACCTCGACGCCGCGCGGGACCTCGTGCTGCGCCACACCTCCTCGCCCGCGAGCAGCGCGGCCGAGTCCCCGAGCACCCAGGAGAACGCCTCGTGA
- a CDS encoding beta-ketoacyl-[acyl-carrier-protein] synthase family protein, translating to MSPVTDVVVTGLGATTPLGGDVPSTWQAALAGESGARPLPNDWAERYEIAVSFAAQLKVGPDEVLSRPEIKRMDPSAQYAIIASREAWADAGSPEVDPERLGAVVSSGIGGIWTTLDAWDTLREKGGRRVLPMTVPMLMPNSPAAYVELELGARAGAHALVSACASGAEAIGYAVEMIRSGRADVVVAGGTEAAIHPMPLAAFAASRTLSTRNDDPAAASRPYDTGRDGFVLGEGAGIVVLESAEHAAARGARVYAKVAGVGLSADGYHLTSPEPSGRGQISAMRSALTDAGIDPTDVRHVNAHATSTVVGDLIEARGVRDVLGAAADQVALSATKSMTGHLLGGAGALETIFTVLALHERTAPPTINVADPDPELVLDLVRDTPRALPADGQLAAINNSFGFGGHNVALVVTTA from the coding sequence ATGAGCCCCGTCACCGACGTCGTCGTCACCGGCCTCGGCGCCACCACGCCTCTCGGTGGTGACGTCCCGAGCACCTGGCAGGCCGCCCTCGCGGGCGAGTCCGGCGCACGCCCGCTCCCCAACGACTGGGCGGAGCGGTACGAGATCGCCGTGAGCTTCGCGGCGCAGCTCAAGGTCGGGCCCGACGAGGTCCTGTCGCGCCCCGAGATCAAGCGCATGGACCCGTCCGCCCAGTACGCGATCATCGCGTCGCGTGAGGCGTGGGCCGACGCGGGCAGCCCGGAGGTCGACCCCGAGCGCCTGGGCGCCGTCGTGTCGTCGGGCATCGGCGGGATCTGGACGACGCTCGACGCGTGGGACACGCTGCGCGAGAAGGGCGGGCGCCGCGTCCTGCCCATGACCGTCCCCATGCTCATGCCCAACTCCCCGGCCGCCTACGTCGAGCTCGAGCTCGGCGCCCGTGCCGGTGCGCACGCGCTGGTCTCGGCGTGCGCGTCGGGCGCCGAGGCGATCGGGTACGCGGTCGAGATGATCCGCTCGGGCCGCGCCGACGTCGTCGTCGCCGGCGGCACCGAGGCGGCGATCCACCCCATGCCGCTCGCGGCGTTCGCGGCGTCGCGCACGCTGTCGACGCGCAACGACGACCCCGCCGCCGCGTCCCGGCCGTACGACACCGGGCGGGACGGGTTCGTGCTCGGTGAGGGCGCCGGCATCGTGGTGCTCGAGAGCGCCGAGCACGCGGCCGCCCGCGGCGCACGCGTCTACGCGAAGGTCGCCGGGGTCGGCCTGTCCGCCGACGGCTACCACCTGACGTCCCCCGAGCCGTCGGGGCGCGGTCAGATCTCCGCGATGCGCTCGGCGCTCACGGACGCGGGCATCGACCCCACCGACGTGCGGCACGTCAACGCGCACGCCACGTCGACGGTCGTCGGCGACCTCATCGAGGCGCGGGGCGTCCGCGACGTGCTCGGCGCGGCCGCGGACCAGGTCGCGTTGTCGGCCACGAAGTCGATGACGGGTCACCTGCTCGGCGGAGCGGGCGCGCTCGAGACCATCTTCACGGTGCTCGCGCTGCACGAGCGCACGGCTCCCCCGACGATCAACGTCGCGGACCCGGACCCCGAGCTCGTGCTCGACCTGGTCCGCGACACTCCGCGCGCCCTCCCGGCCGACGGTCAGCTCGCCGCGATCAACAACTCGTTCGGGTTCGGCGGCCACAACGTCGCCCTCGTGGTCACGACGGCCTGA
- a CDS encoding BldC family transcriptional regulator: MPGALLTPGEVAAMFRVDPKTVTRWAQAGKLSAVRTLGGHRRFHENEVRQLLTGVPQQRSDA, translated from the coding sequence ATGCCGGGCGCTCTGCTCACCCCGGGTGAGGTCGCAGCGATGTTCCGCGTCGACCCGAAGACCGTCACGCGCTGGGCGCAGGCCGGCAAGCTCTCGGCCGTCCGGACGCTCGGTGGGCACCGCCGCTTCCACGAGAACGAGGTCCGCCAGCTCCTCACGGGCGTCCCGCAGCAGCGTTCCGACGCCTGA
- a CDS encoding beta-ketoacyl-ACP synthase III — protein sequence MTRPTLTQATGPAHTRILGLGAARGSKVVPNDDIVGPIESSDEWIRQRTGIVTRRRAEAGTDVLDLAEEAAREAIANAGLTGADIDAVILSTVTYFHQTPAAAAIVADRVGATPAAAYDISAACAGYCYGVGQADALVRSGAARNVLVIGAEKMSDFIDPADRSISFLLGDGAGAVVIGPSDTPGIGPTVWGSDGGQAQLIRQTHSWQEAGEQGWPTLRQEGASVFKWAVWQMAPIAQKAVAAAGLTIDDLDAFIPHQANMRIIDQMIKQLKLPETVAVGRDIADMGNTSAASIPLATERLLREGQAKSGDIALQIGFGAGLVYAAQVVVLP from the coding sequence GTGACCCGTCCGACCCTCACGCAGGCGACCGGCCCCGCGCACACGCGGATCCTCGGGCTGGGCGCCGCGCGCGGCTCGAAGGTCGTGCCGAACGACGACATCGTCGGCCCCATCGAGTCCTCGGACGAGTGGATCCGCCAGCGGACCGGGATCGTGACGCGCCGGCGTGCCGAGGCCGGGACGGACGTGCTCGACCTCGCCGAGGAGGCGGCCCGCGAGGCGATCGCGAACGCGGGGCTGACGGGCGCGGACATCGACGCCGTCATCCTCTCGACCGTCACCTACTTCCACCAGACGCCCGCGGCCGCCGCGATCGTGGCGGACCGCGTCGGCGCGACGCCGGCCGCCGCGTACGACATCTCGGCCGCCTGCGCCGGGTACTGCTACGGCGTGGGGCAGGCCGACGCGCTCGTGCGGTCGGGCGCGGCGCGCAACGTGCTCGTGATCGGCGCGGAGAAGATGAGCGACTTCATCGACCCGGCCGACCGCAGCATCTCCTTCCTGCTCGGCGACGGCGCGGGCGCCGTGGTGATCGGCCCGTCCGACACCCCCGGCATCGGCCCGACGGTCTGGGGCTCGGACGGCGGGCAGGCCCAGCTCATCCGCCAGACGCACTCGTGGCAGGAGGCCGGAGAGCAGGGCTGGCCGACGCTGCGCCAGGAGGGTGCGAGCGTCTTCAAGTGGGCCGTCTGGCAGATGGCGCCCATCGCGCAGAAGGCCGTGGCCGCCGCGGGTCTCACGATCGACGACCTCGACGCGTTCATCCCCCACCAGGCGAACATGCGGATCATCGACCAGATGATCAAGCAGCTCAAGCTCCCCGAGACGGTCGCGGTCGGCCGTGACATCGCCGACATGGGCAACACGTCGGCCGCCTCGATCCCGCTCGCGACCGAGCGCCTGCTCCGCGAGGGTCAGGCAAAGAGCGGCGACATCGCGCTCCAGATCGGTTTCGGCGCGGGTCTCGTGTACGCCGCGCAGGTCGTCGTCCTGCCCTGA
- a CDS encoding EAL domain-containing protein: MPHTWTVLALARHIGGFYHGELLAGLVQEVTAQGGRVVVAQTAPEKPELDETVVGETALSVAWDEADAVVTIALSASAAFLERMLELGKPVVLTSQRVDGVEAPVALPDNHGGIHAAVEHLRAHGHTRIGFVGDLRQYDYQERHLAYRDALAAHGLTPRDELLVVARDWSEAAGEEAARALLDRPDRPDAVVTASGHNAIGLIRGLAAAGVRVPEDVAVLAFDNVEQGAYATPSLSSVHQRFDEVGALAGSLVMRALRGEHVPAGSHVAEATVVVPRGSCGCRNDVLTARSAPGSRAAGVPVQPDDLHRTLSTLLAGQHPGTVTPDATVGLARELERLLQRGDDLTGADLDGLLALMRDVAPGDDALHRVTSVLTEHVQRLMSTGSSTGASPHAAALSRVAAALWQLQNHGSVQQAHVLAHHVLEGSDVAAALLRADADAARGLGWLAQTHSRAGLLALWDDAAPGSPLRLAGVHDPDGLLDHRVGDELDWRRFPPSDLVGAADGAQGEVCLVVPIRTPARRWGLLAVLGVVNSRSSHEAYHHWATLLASVLEGEELALSARASEARYAHAARAANDGLWELDVATRAMHVSPRGRQLLGLDADAPARLERWTEVTHPEDQERVRASFAQALDTPEVPVEVEYRLRRPDGTYRWLLSRGLGVAAGPSGRAARLVGSLSDIHPRKELEEQLRAAALYDHLTGLPNRRLFLERLTAAVEQHRREPGSRFAVLFFDLDGFKLVNDSLGHLMGDQLLLAVAERLRTQVRGVDTAARFGGDEFAVLLAEPEPDELLAIAQRIQERISAPVELAGHEVEVTASVGVATSSGEYTDPEDVLRDADIAMYDAKGSERGSASVFDPTMHVRATVRLRARGELRTALARSEFVVHYQPIVPLDGSGLEHFEALVRWEHPERGLLLPGDFLAAMEDNATIVTLGSWVVDEVCRQIAAWSQDYPGAVAVAVNLSHREFWAPALLRTVTDSLARHRVPARSLILEITESVIMADPAVARTVMTDLRALGVRLHIDDFGTGQSSLNALRTFPVDALKIDGAFIRELEVVEQTTELVRIIVEMGRVLGIEVVAECVETPSQADRLRSMGCANAQGWLYARALPGAEAGALLGHSLASDAVDASGPGSR; the protein is encoded by the coding sequence GTGCCGCACACCTGGACCGTCCTCGCGCTCGCGCGCCACATCGGCGGGTTCTACCACGGTGAGCTGCTCGCCGGGCTGGTGCAGGAGGTGACCGCGCAGGGCGGTCGCGTCGTCGTGGCCCAGACCGCACCCGAGAAGCCCGAGCTCGACGAGACCGTCGTCGGCGAGACCGCGCTCTCGGTCGCGTGGGACGAGGCCGACGCGGTCGTCACGATCGCCCTCAGCGCGAGCGCGGCCTTCCTCGAGCGGATGCTCGAGCTCGGCAAGCCCGTCGTGCTCACGAGCCAGCGGGTCGACGGCGTCGAGGCGCCCGTCGCGCTGCCGGACAACCACGGCGGCATCCACGCGGCCGTGGAGCACCTGCGCGCGCACGGGCACACCCGCATCGGGTTCGTCGGGGACCTGCGGCAGTACGACTACCAGGAGCGCCACCTCGCGTACCGGGACGCGCTCGCCGCGCACGGGCTCACCCCGCGCGACGAGCTGCTGGTCGTGGCGCGGGACTGGTCGGAGGCCGCGGGCGAGGAGGCCGCCCGCGCGCTGCTCGACCGTCCCGATCGGCCCGACGCGGTGGTCACCGCGTCCGGGCACAACGCGATCGGTCTCATCCGCGGGCTCGCCGCCGCGGGGGTGCGCGTGCCCGAGGACGTCGCGGTCCTCGCGTTCGACAACGTCGAGCAGGGCGCGTACGCGACCCCGAGCCTGTCGAGCGTGCACCAGCGGTTCGACGAGGTCGGGGCGCTGGCCGGGTCGCTCGTCATGCGCGCCCTGCGAGGCGAGCACGTGCCCGCGGGCAGCCACGTCGCCGAGGCCACGGTCGTCGTCCCGCGCGGCTCGTGCGGGTGCCGCAACGACGTGCTCACCGCCCGGTCGGCCCCTGGGTCCCGCGCCGCCGGCGTACCCGTGCAGCCCGACGACCTCCACCGCACCCTGTCGACCCTGCTCGCCGGGCAGCACCCCGGGACCGTCACCCCCGACGCGACGGTGGGCCTCGCCCGCGAGCTCGAGCGCCTCCTGCAGCGCGGCGACGACCTGACCGGGGCGGACCTCGACGGGCTGCTCGCGCTCATGCGCGACGTCGCACCCGGGGACGACGCGCTGCACCGGGTCACCTCGGTGCTCACCGAGCACGTGCAGCGGTTGATGAGCACGGGGAGCTCCACGGGCGCGAGCCCGCACGCCGCCGCCCTGAGCCGGGTCGCCGCGGCGCTCTGGCAGCTGCAGAACCACGGCTCGGTGCAGCAGGCGCACGTCCTCGCCCACCACGTGCTCGAGGGCTCCGACGTCGCGGCGGCGCTGCTGCGCGCCGACGCGGACGCGGCGCGCGGGCTCGGCTGGCTCGCGCAGACCCACTCGCGCGCGGGGCTGCTCGCGCTGTGGGACGACGCCGCGCCCGGTTCGCCGCTGCGGCTCGCGGGGGTCCACGACCCCGACGGTCTCCTCGACCACCGCGTCGGCGACGAGCTCGACTGGCGCCGGTTCCCGCCGTCCGACCTCGTCGGGGCCGCCGACGGCGCCCAGGGCGAGGTGTGCCTCGTCGTGCCGATCCGGACCCCGGCGCGGCGCTGGGGGCTCCTCGCCGTCCTCGGCGTCGTGAACTCCCGGTCGAGCCACGAGGCGTACCACCACTGGGCCACGCTTCTCGCCTCCGTGCTCGAGGGCGAGGAGCTCGCGCTCAGCGCGCGCGCGAGCGAGGCCCGGTACGCGCACGCCGCGCGCGCCGCGAACGACGGCCTCTGGGAGCTCGACGTCGCCACGCGCGCCATGCACGTCTCGCCGCGGGGCCGCCAGCTCCTCGGCCTCGACGCCGACGCGCCCGCGCGCCTGGAGCGCTGGACCGAGGTGACGCACCCCGAGGACCAGGAGCGCGTGCGCGCCTCCTTCGCGCAGGCGCTCGACACCCCCGAGGTCCCCGTCGAGGTCGAGTACCGCCTGCGCAGGCCCGACGGGACGTACCGGTGGCTGCTCAGCCGCGGCCTCGGCGTCGCCGCCGGGCCCTCCGGACGTGCGGCCCGGCTCGTCGGCTCGCTGAGCGACATCCACCCGCGCAAGGAGCTCGAGGAGCAGCTGCGCGCGGCCGCTCTCTACGACCACCTGACCGGCCTGCCGAACCGGCGGCTCTTCCTCGAGCGCCTGACGGCGGCCGTCGAGCAGCACCGCCGCGAGCCCGGGTCGCGGTTCGCCGTCCTGTTCTTCGACCTCGACGGGTTCAAGCTGGTCAACGACTCGCTCGGCCACCTCATGGGCGACCAGCTGCTGCTCGCCGTCGCGGAGCGCCTGCGCACCCAGGTCCGCGGCGTCGACACGGCCGCGCGGTTCGGCGGCGACGAGTTCGCCGTCCTGCTCGCGGAGCCCGAGCCCGACGAGCTGCTCGCGATCGCGCAGCGCATCCAGGAGCGGATCTCCGCGCCCGTCGAGCTGGCCGGTCACGAGGTCGAGGTCACGGCGAGCGTCGGGGTCGCCACGTCGTCCGGGGAGTACACCGACCCCGAGGACGTGCTGCGCGACGCGGACATCGCGATGTACGACGCCAAGGGCAGCGAGCGCGGCTCCGCGTCGGTGTTCGACCCGACGATGCACGTGCGTGCGACGGTGCGGCTGCGGGCCCGCGGCGAGCTGCGCACCGCCCTCGCCCGCAGCGAGTTCGTGGTGCACTACCAGCCGATCGTGCCGCTCGACGGGTCGGGGCTCGAGCACTTCGAGGCGCTCGTGCGCTGGGAGCATCCTGAGCGCGGGCTGCTGCTCCCCGGGGACTTCCTCGCCGCGATGGAGGACAACGCCACGATCGTGACGCTCGGCAGCTGGGTCGTCGACGAGGTGTGCCGTCAGATCGCCGCCTGGTCCCAGGACTACCCCGGGGCGGTCGCCGTCGCGGTCAACCTCTCGCACCGCGAGTTCTGGGCGCCCGCGCTGCTCCGGACGGTGACCGACTCGCTCGCCCGTCACCGGGTCCCCGCCCGCAGCCTGATCCTCGAGATCACGGAGTCCGTGATCATGGCCGACCCGGCCGTCGCGCGGACGGTGATGACGGACCTGCGGGCGCTCGGCGTGCGGCTGCACATCGACGACTTCGGGACCGGGCAGTCCTCGCTCAACGCCCTGCGGACGTTCCCGGTCGACGCGCTCAAGATCGACGGCGCGTTCATCCGTGAGCTCGAGGTCGTCGAGCAGACGACCGAGCTCGTGCGGATCATCGTCGAGATGGGCCGGGTGCTCGGCATCGAGGTCGTCGCGGAGTGCGTCGAGACGCCGTCGCAGGCGGACCGGCTGCGGTCGATGGGGTGCGCGAACGCGCAGGGCTGGCTCTACGCGCGGGCGCTGCCCGGCGCCGAGGCGGGCGCGCTGCTCGGGCACTCGCTCGCGTCGGACGCGGTGGACGCGTCCGGGCCCGGGAGCCGCTGA
- a CDS encoding acyl carrier protein: MAHSEQEILAGLAEIVSEETGLPTDSVLPEKSFTDDLDIDSLSMMTIVTLAEEKFDVRIPDDEVKNLVTVGDAVSFISGAQS, from the coding sequence ATGGCGCACAGCGAGCAGGAGATCCTGGCCGGACTGGCCGAGATCGTCAGCGAGGAGACGGGCCTTCCCACCGACTCCGTCCTGCCCGAGAAGTCCTTCACCGACGACCTCGACATCGACTCGCTGTCGATGATGACGATCGTCACCCTCGCCGAGGAGAAGTTCGACGTGCGCATCCCCGACGACGAGGTCAAGAACCTCGTCACGGTCGGCGACGCGGTCTCGTTCATCTCGGGCGCCCAGTCCTGA
- a CDS encoding DUF5655 domain-containing protein, with protein sequence MTESREWTVEDHLAGAPAEHVALYRRVEELLLGLGDVHQSVSRTTITFVGTRRGFAGARPTSRGVRGYLDLTRALPEDRRLTNVSPYTARLFVHQYLLRDEGDLDDTFVGWLREAHAVGQGAHLARRPPGGRTP encoded by the coding sequence ATGACGGAGTCCCGGGAGTGGACGGTCGAGGACCACCTGGCGGGTGCGCCCGCGGAGCACGTGGCGCTGTACCGCCGCGTCGAGGAGCTCCTGCTGGGGCTGGGCGACGTGCACCAGAGCGTGTCGAGGACCACCATCACGTTCGTCGGGACGCGCCGCGGTTTCGCCGGTGCACGCCCCACCAGCCGGGGTGTGCGCGGCTACCTGGACCTCACGCGGGCGCTTCCGGAGGACCGGCGCCTCACGAACGTCTCGCCGTACACCGCGCGGCTCTTCGTGCACCAGTACCTGCTCCGGGACGAGGGCGACCTCGACGACACGTTCGTCGGCTGGTTGCGCGAGGCGCACGCCGTCGGGCAGGGCGCGCACCTCGCACGCCGCCCGCCGGGTGGCCGGACGCCCTGA